A region of Deltaproteobacteria bacterium DNA encodes the following proteins:
- a CDS encoding phosphotransferase family protein, translated as MADFGIDAGEISRLEGWLGGQLGAERVRLAPPRRLSGGYSAETIVLDATVTRAGAEQAERYVLRREMPEPAVYPQQAPGLDVEIEIQWRTMRALAQHSRVPLAPLVGFERDAAVLGAPFFVMGFVDGVVPGVAPPYAAQGFFAEAKPEERTRLLDDGLRVLAAIHAVDWRAAGFGWLSPAGTMPGTLRQIELWSSYAERELAGRSHPLMTDSFAWLRANAPHGEELVLSGGTRASAT; from the coding sequence GTGGCCGACTTCGGGATCGACGCGGGCGAGATCTCGAGGCTCGAGGGCTGGCTCGGGGGGCAGCTGGGCGCCGAGCGCGTGCGTCTCGCCCCGCCGCGCCGGCTGTCGGGCGGATACTCGGCGGAGACGATCGTGCTCGACGCGACGGTCACGCGCGCGGGCGCGGAACAGGCCGAGCGTTACGTGCTCCGGCGCGAGATGCCCGAGCCCGCGGTGTATCCGCAGCAGGCGCCCGGGCTCGATGTCGAGATCGAGATTCAGTGGCGCACGATGCGCGCGCTGGCGCAGCACTCTCGCGTACCACTGGCGCCGCTCGTCGGATTCGAGCGCGACGCGGCCGTGCTCGGCGCGCCGTTCTTCGTGATGGGCTTCGTCGACGGCGTCGTCCCCGGCGTCGCGCCGCCCTATGCCGCGCAGGGATTCTTCGCGGAGGCGAAGCCCGAAGAGCGCACGCGCCTCCTCGACGACGGACTGCGCGTGCTCGCCGCGATTCACGCCGTCGACTGGCGCGCCGCGGGCTTCGGCTGGCTCTCGCCCGCCGGCACGATGCCCGGAACGCTGCGCCAGATCGAGCTGTGGTCGAGCTACGCCGAGCGCGAGCTCGCGGGCCGCAGTCACCCCCTGATGACCGACAGCTTCGCGTGGCTGCGCGCGAACGCGCCGCACGGCGAGGAGCTGGTGCTCTCGGGGGGCACTCGCGCATCGGCAACATGA
- a CDS encoding SDR family oxidoreductase yields the protein MSVLVTGGGSGLGADAARHFAARGARVAIAGRRAERVEAVAREIGPACVAVVGDVTSAADRARMRDAALAHGGRLDALVCAAGNMLRAPIEALDERAVLDLFHTNVVGHMALVGASVDALAAARGAVVFFGSVHTRRAFPGASAYAATKGALESITRVLAAELGPRGIRVSCVVPGAVPSEINVRAGLATDAENRARLEGMAAMHALGRIGSGAEVAEAVEHLVCAEWTTGAVLEVDGGLGLGVTRA from the coding sequence CTGAGCGTGCTCGTGACGGGCGGCGGCTCCGGCCTCGGCGCCGACGCCGCTCGCCACTTCGCCGCGCGCGGCGCGCGCGTCGCGATCGCGGGACGGCGCGCCGAGCGAGTCGAGGCGGTCGCGCGCGAGATCGGCCCCGCGTGTGTCGCAGTGGTCGGGGACGTGACGAGCGCGGCGGACCGCGCGCGCATGCGCGACGCCGCGCTCGCGCACGGCGGGCGGCTCGACGCGCTCGTGTGCGCCGCGGGCAACATGCTGCGCGCGCCGATCGAGGCGCTCGACGAACGCGCCGTGCTCGATCTGTTCCACACGAACGTGGTCGGCCACATGGCGCTCGTGGGCGCGAGCGTCGATGCGCTCGCCGCCGCGCGCGGCGCGGTCGTGTTCTTCGGCTCGGTGCACACGCGCCGCGCATTTCCCGGCGCCAGCGCCTACGCCGCCACCAAGGGCGCGCTCGAGTCCATAACAAGAGTGCTCGCCGCCGAGCTCGGCCCGCGCGGCATCCGCGTGAGCTGCGTCGTGCCGGGCGCCGTGCCCAGCGAGATCAACGTGCGCGCGGGCCTCGCGACCGACGCGGAGAATCGCGCGCGCCTCGAAGGCATGGCCGCGATGCACGCGCTCGGGCGCATCGGCAGCGGCGCCGAGGTCGCGGAAGCGGTGGAGCACCTGGTGTGCGCCGAGTGGACCACGGGCGCGGTGCTCGAGGTCGACGGCGGACTCGGGCTCGGTGTGACGCGGGCGTAA
- a CDS encoding SDR family oxidoreductase: MLVTGAAGGIGRAIAERASAAGYRVGVLDLQADATRAASATIANAVPLVANVSDEAQVEAALDAFGACDVWVSNAGIVRFGPLAELPLAEFRAAVDVNLVGTFVGARAAAKRMIARGHGGAIVNITSMNGVVAGPTSGAYAATKAGVALLTQQMALEWGRFGIRANSVAPGLIDAGMSARILADPAVRRAREERIPLGRLGTGDDIARAVLFLASDEASYVTGQNLLVDGGVTHSIIAHLPRPAHVERGE, from the coding sequence ATGCTCGTTACGGGCGCTGCGGGTGGCATCGGGCGCGCCATCGCCGAGCGCGCGAGCGCCGCGGGCTACCGCGTGGGCGTGCTCGATCTTCAGGCCGACGCGACGCGCGCGGCCTCAGCCACGATCGCGAACGCGGTGCCGCTCGTCGCGAACGTCTCGGACGAGGCGCAGGTCGAGGCCGCGCTCGATGCATTCGGCGCGTGCGACGTGTGGGTGAGCAACGCGGGCATCGTGCGCTTCGGGCCGCTCGCCGAGCTTCCCCTCGCGGAGTTTCGCGCCGCGGTCGACGTGAACCTCGTGGGCACGTTCGTCGGCGCGCGCGCGGCAGCGAAGCGCATGATCGCGCGCGGACACGGCGGTGCGATCGTGAACATCACCTCGATGAACGGCGTCGTCGCGGGCCCGACCTCGGGCGCGTACGCCGCGACGAAGGCGGGCGTCGCGCTGCTCACGCAGCAGATGGCGCTCGAGTGGGGGCGCTTCGGCATTCGCGCCAACTCGGTCGCGCCGGGCCTGATCGATGCGGGCATGAGCGCGCGCATCCTCGCGGATCCGGCCGTACGCCGCGCGCGCGAGGAGCGGATCCCACTCGGGCGCCTCGGCACCGGCGACGACATCGCGCGCGCCGTGCTCTTCCTCGCGAGCGACGAGGCGAGCTACGTGACGGGGCAGAACCTGCTCGTCGACGGCGGCGTCACGCACAGCATCATCGCCCACCTGCCGCGGCCTGCTCACGTGGAGCGCGGGGAGTGA
- a CDS encoding cytochrome P450 produces MQSVTLSRFEDVEAAFRHPALRQALYDEGAVVTADTLLALHGEAHLARRRLEARVLKADVFREYEREVVPHAIADALAACVQHGRVDAVAFGRRAAFHLTARITGIDVAPAQHADLLRLVTKFGEGATLVHSKRDKEEVRAEVRAALEELDATFLRAAIARRRALLEQLGAGAIADGALPRDVLTVLLRNEDRLALPPDVVRREVAFFLQAGAHSTSNALAHALHELFEHGARAPADLARARRDALFLQRCIHEALRLHPASPVAWRRAVEPCEVAGAQLTPDVLLVLDMDAANRDPRVFGADAKEFLPERSLPPGVLPFGVTFGPGLHACMGRDLAAGTVTRGEGERLLGSLTLFAHALLARGARRDPAQPPVPDANTARKNWARYPLVLEDAA; encoded by the coding sequence ATGCAGTCGGTCACGCTCTCCCGCTTCGAGGACGTCGAAGCCGCCTTCCGCCACCCCGCGCTGCGGCAGGCGCTCTACGACGAGGGCGCAGTCGTTACGGCGGACACGCTGCTTGCGCTGCACGGCGAGGCGCACCTCGCGCGGCGGCGGCTCGAAGCGCGCGTGCTGAAGGCGGACGTGTTCCGCGAGTACGAGCGCGAGGTGGTGCCGCACGCGATCGCGGATGCGCTGGCGGCGTGCGTGCAGCACGGGCGCGTCGACGCGGTCGCGTTCGGGCGGCGCGCGGCTTTTCATCTCACCGCGCGCATCACCGGCATCGACGTTGCGCCCGCGCAGCACGCGGACCTGCTGCGCCTCGTCACGAAGTTCGGCGAGGGCGCGACGCTCGTGCACTCGAAGCGCGACAAGGAGGAAGTGCGCGCCGAGGTGCGCGCGGCGCTGGAGGAGCTCGACGCGACCTTCCTGCGCGCCGCGATCGCGCGGCGCCGCGCGTTGCTCGAGCAGCTCGGTGCGGGCGCGATTGCCGATGGCGCGCTGCCGCGGGACGTGCTCACCGTGTTGTTACGGAACGAGGATCGCCTCGCGCTGCCGCCGGACGTGGTGCGCCGCGAGGTCGCGTTCTTCCTGCAGGCCGGCGCGCACTCCACCTCGAACGCGCTCGCGCACGCCCTGCACGAGCTGTTCGAGCACGGCGCGCGCGCGCCGGCGGACCTCGCGCGCGCACGGCGCGACGCGCTCTTCCTGCAGCGCTGCATCCACGAGGCGCTGCGCCTGCATCCCGCGAGCCCCGTCGCGTGGCGGCGCGCGGTGGAGCCGTGCGAGGTCGCGGGCGCCCAGCTCACGCCCGACGTGCTGCTCGTGCTCGACATGGACGCCGCGAACCGCGACCCGCGCGTGTTCGGCGCCGACGCGAAGGAGTTCCTCCCGGAGCGTTCGCTGCCGCCGGGCGTGCTGCCGTTCGGCGTCACGTTTGGGCCGGGCCTGCACGCGTGCATGGGGCGCGACCTCGCGGCCGGAACCGTGACACGCGGCGAAGGCGAGCGCCTGCTCGGCTCGCTCACGCTGTTCGCCCACGCGCTGCTCGCGCGCGGCGCACGCCGCGATCCCGCGCAGCCGCCCGTTCCCGACGCGAACACGGCGCGCAAGAACTGGGCGCGCTACCCGCTCGTGCTGGAGGATGCCGCGTGA
- a CDS encoding amidohydrolase family protein, translating to MNLTLFTGANLIDGSGAAPRREAVLVAGERIAALGAEAEKRAAAENATRVDLSGLTLMPGLIDAHCHVTFDEPVSNDELFFHRRPGLAAIIAAFNVRKLLLAGVTSFLDADTIFDLGIDLRDAIDSGAVLGPRMSTGAHALLTSVGGTAGRLFPDEGERGYAQIVGTKDEIVREVRRQIKAGVDWIKVHATGLYPRQREQGEIQVWSLDELRTVVGAAHDLGVPVVAHCRNSSSTRDCAIAGVDLILHATFMQDDALDAVVKRKVPLVPTLTFQVNLAEHGAKVGSDPALMELFRREISGSAGALRRAYDAGVPLLCGSESGFSLTPYGHWHWRELEVFVKHLGLSPLEAIRCATANGAFAMRRPGELGAIKAGAYADLLAVDGDPSADVAVLGRREKIRGVWKGGVATDLTQPWPTRAPISGERVSHYSRQVLTREMAEG from the coding sequence ATGAATCTCACGCTGTTCACGGGAGCGAACCTCATCGACGGCAGCGGTGCCGCGCCGCGCCGCGAGGCGGTGCTCGTCGCGGGCGAGCGCATCGCCGCCCTCGGCGCCGAAGCGGAGAAGCGCGCCGCGGCGGAGAACGCGACGCGCGTCGACCTCAGCGGGCTCACGCTGATGCCGGGCCTGATCGACGCGCACTGTCACGTCACGTTCGACGAGCCCGTCAGCAACGACGAGCTGTTCTTCCACCGCCGCCCAGGCCTCGCCGCGATCATTGCGGCCTTCAACGTGCGCAAGTTGTTACTGGCCGGCGTGACGAGCTTCCTCGACGCCGACACGATCTTCGATCTCGGCATCGACCTGCGCGACGCGATCGACAGCGGGGCGGTGCTCGGCCCGCGCATGAGCACCGGCGCCCACGCACTGCTCACCTCGGTCGGCGGCACCGCGGGCCGCTTGTTCCCCGACGAGGGCGAGCGCGGCTACGCGCAGATCGTCGGCACGAAGGACGAGATCGTGCGCGAGGTGCGGCGCCAGATCAAAGCGGGCGTGGACTGGATCAAGGTGCACGCGACCGGGCTCTACCCGCGGCAGCGCGAGCAGGGCGAGATCCAGGTGTGGAGCCTCGACGAGCTGCGCACCGTGGTCGGCGCGGCGCACGACCTCGGCGTGCCGGTCGTCGCGCACTGCCGCAACAGCTCGTCCACGCGCGACTGCGCGATCGCCGGCGTGGATCTGATCCTGCACGCGACGTTCATGCAAGACGACGCGCTCGACGCCGTCGTGAAGCGCAAGGTGCCGCTCGTCCCCACGCTCACCTTCCAGGTGAACCTCGCCGAGCACGGCGCAAAGGTGGGCAGCGATCCCGCGCTGATGGAGCTGTTCCGCCGCGAGATCTCCGGCAGCGCCGGCGCGCTCCGCCGCGCCTACGACGCGGGCGTGCCCCTGCTATGCGGCAGCGAGAGCGGCTTCTCCCTAACACCTTACGGCCACTGGCACTGGCGCGAGCTGGAGGTGTTCGTGAAGCACCTCGGCCTCTCGCCGCTCGAAGCGATCCGCTGCGCCACCGCGAACGGCGCCTTTGCGATGCGCAGGCCCGGCGAGCTGGGCGCGATCAAAGCCGGCGCGTACGCGGACCTGCTCGCCGTCGACGGCGACCCGAGCGCCGACGTCGCGGTGCTCGGGCGCCGCGAGAAGATTCGCGGCGTGTGGAAGGGCGGCGTCGCGACGGACCTCACGCAGCCGTGGCCCACGCGCGCGCCGATCTCGGGCGAGCGCGTGAGCCACTACTCGCGGCAGGTGCTGACGCGGGAGATGGCGGAGGGGTGA
- a CDS encoding aldehyde ferredoxin oxidoreductase gives MTDPAASDRILRVDLSAQSVRFEAFPAHWQLLGGRALGARMLLEECDAQCDPLGPGNLLVMAPGVISGTIAPTSGRISFSAKSPLTRGTKEANAGGEPGQHLMKLGIRAIAVTGAAPAGRRLALEVDASGARLVPADELAFARNYALCEALSAKYDARASFIVTGPAGEYGMKGASIACTDKGERLPTRHAARGGLGAVMGTKGLKYVAIDPGKAKTRAPADAKKFNEICKSFSKHYLEKEQIFNYGTSVFVGAANVLFSLPTHNRRHGQSPHAHSLDGQRIVEGFATRGGGMHNCMTGCIVQCSNRVHDANGNYVTSALEFETVALLGSNCGLEHIDQVAKLDRLCDDLGLDTIETGAAIGVWMDAGRLAFGDEAGMHALFDEIARGSELGMLIGNGAAAVGAATGHARVPVVKGQSIAAWEPRTLHATGVCYATSGQGADHTAGLVLDPSIPLDQLARTSQELQQVIAANDSSGCCHFLKTTLDHLRALYGAFYGREVSRAEIADMAWRILEDEWEFNRRAGITREGDKLPAWMAKEPLGPNNAVWDVPDAVIRAVYERMPVRDELFAIKTTA, from the coding sequence ATGACCGATCCCGCCGCGAGCGACCGCATCCTGCGCGTCGACCTCAGCGCGCAGAGCGTGCGCTTCGAGGCGTTCCCCGCGCACTGGCAGCTGCTCGGCGGCCGCGCGCTCGGGGCGCGCATGCTGCTCGAAGAATGCGATGCGCAGTGCGACCCGCTCGGGCCCGGCAACTTGTTGGTGATGGCGCCCGGCGTGATCTCGGGGACGATCGCACCGACCTCGGGGCGCATCTCGTTCAGCGCGAAGAGCCCGCTCACGCGCGGCACGAAGGAAGCGAACGCCGGCGGCGAGCCGGGGCAGCATCTGATGAAGCTCGGCATTCGCGCCATCGCCGTAACAGGTGCGGCGCCCGCGGGCCGGAGGCTCGCGCTCGAAGTCGACGCGAGCGGCGCGCGCCTCGTGCCCGCGGACGAGCTCGCATTCGCGCGCAACTACGCCTTGTGCGAGGCGCTCTCCGCCAAGTACGACGCGCGCGCCTCGTTCATCGTGACGGGGCCGGCGGGCGAGTACGGCATGAAGGGCGCGTCGATCGCGTGCACCGACAAGGGCGAGCGCCTGCCCACGCGCCACGCCGCGCGCGGCGGGCTCGGCGCGGTGATGGGGACGAAGGGCCTCAAGTACGTCGCGATCGATCCGGGCAAAGCGAAGACGCGCGCGCCCGCGGACGCGAAGAAGTTCAACGAGATTTGCAAGTCGTTCTCGAAGCACTACCTCGAGAAGGAGCAGATCTTCAACTACGGCACGAGTGTGTTCGTGGGCGCGGCGAACGTGCTGTTCTCGCTGCCCACGCACAACAGGCGTCATGGCCAGTCGCCCCACGCGCACTCGCTCGACGGCCAGCGCATCGTCGAGGGCTTCGCGACGCGCGGCGGCGGCATGCACAACTGCATGACGGGCTGCATCGTGCAGTGCAGCAACCGCGTGCACGACGCGAACGGCAACTACGTCACCTCCGCGCTCGAATTCGAGACGGTCGCGCTGCTCGGCTCGAACTGCGGGCTCGAGCACATCGACCAGGTCGCGAAGCTCGACCGCCTGTGCGACGACCTCGGCCTCGACACGATCGAGACGGGCGCTGCGATCGGCGTGTGGATGGACGCGGGGCGCCTCGCGTTCGGTGACGAAGCGGGCATGCACGCGCTCTTCGACGAGATCGCGCGGGGCAGCGAGCTCGGCATGCTGATCGGCAATGGCGCCGCGGCGGTGGGCGCGGCCACGGGCCACGCGCGCGTGCCCGTCGTGAAGGGGCAGTCGATCGCGGCGTGGGAGCCGCGCACGCTTCACGCCACCGGCGTTTGTTATGCCACGAGCGGGCAGGGCGCGGACCACACCGCCGGCCTCGTGCTCGATCCCTCGATCCCGCTGGACCAGCTCGCGCGCACTTCGCAGGAGCTGCAGCAGGTGATCGCCGCGAACGACTCCTCGGGCTGCTGCCACTTCCTGAAGACGACCCTCGACCATCTGCGCGCGCTCTACGGCGCGTTCTATGGCCGCGAGGTCTCGCGCGCGGAGATCGCCGACATGGCGTGGCGCATCCTCGAAGACGAGTGGGAGTTCAACCGCCGCGCCGGCATCACGCGCGAGGGCGACAAGCTGCCCGCGTGGATGGCGAAGGAGCCGCTCGGCCCCAACAACGCGGTGTGGGACGTGCCGGACGCGGTGATCCGCGCCGTGTACGAGCGCATGCCCGTGCGCGACGAGCTGTTCGCGATCAAGACCACTGCGTAG
- a CDS encoding VOC family protein gives MFSHVMVGANDVAASKKFYDAVLGALGHKPGTMDDKGRCFYFTPGGIFAITKPINGAAASAANGGTVGFAAASPEQAKAWHDAGVANGGKTCEDPPGERPGSGMYLAYLRDPSGNKICALHRIKR, from the coding sequence ATGTTCAGTCACGTCATGGTCGGCGCGAACGACGTCGCCGCCTCGAAGAAGTTCTACGACGCCGTGCTCGGTGCGCTCGGCCACAAGCCCGGCACGATGGACGACAAGGGCCGCTGCTTCTACTTCACGCCGGGCGGCATCTTCGCGATCACGAAGCCGATCAACGGCGCGGCGGCGAGCGCGGCGAACGGCGGCACGGTGGGCTTTGCCGCCGCGTCACCGGAGCAGGCGAAGGCCTGGCACGACGCCGGCGTCGCGAACGGCGGCAAGACCTGCGAGGACCCGCCGGGTGAGCGGCCGGGCTCGGGCATGTACCTCGCGTACCTGCGCGACCCGTCGGGCAACAAGATCTGCGCGCTGCATCGCATCAAGCGCTGA
- a CDS encoding phosphotriesterase yields the protein MSATIQTVTGRIRPEQLGRTLMHEHVLVGYPGVEVDWIRPGMSRSEMLARAADKIEEMKAEGIAAMIDPCPVDLGRDIELIAEVSQRAKFPIVAATGLYHEHEGGSPHWKSRAAFAGPQENAMAELFIKELTEGVGRSGIKPGIIKVATSAGVITEYEKTTLRAAAKASIATNTPITSHTDRGTMGPEQQQFLKDLGVPAHRIVVGHCCGTSDTDYHMQIVRGGSYLGFDRFGLDVVHPDKERVASLLRLIRNGAASRVVVSHDSVWCWKGDPIGNPAALAQMEQVWTPSHFTRHIVPQLLEGGATKADIDTLLVHNPRRYFAGEPLPLPR from the coding sequence ATGTCTGCGACGATCCAGACCGTCACTGGCAGGATTCGACCCGAGCAGCTCGGCCGCACGCTCATGCACGAGCACGTGCTGGTCGGTTACCCCGGCGTGGAGGTCGACTGGATCCGCCCCGGCATGTCGCGCAGCGAGATGCTCGCGCGCGCTGCGGACAAGATCGAAGAGATGAAGGCCGAGGGCATCGCGGCGATGATCGATCCGTGCCCGGTCGACCTCGGCCGCGACATCGAGCTGATCGCCGAGGTCTCGCAGCGCGCGAAGTTTCCGATCGTCGCGGCGACCGGCCTCTACCACGAGCACGAAGGCGGCTCGCCGCACTGGAAGTCGCGCGCGGCCTTCGCCGGCCCGCAAGAGAACGCGATGGCGGAGCTGTTCATCAAGGAGCTGACGGAGGGCGTGGGAAGGAGCGGGATCAAGCCCGGCATCATCAAGGTCGCGACCAGCGCGGGAGTGATTACGGAGTACGAGAAGACGACGCTGCGCGCGGCCGCGAAGGCGTCGATCGCGACGAACACGCCGATCACGTCGCACACCGACCGCGGCACGATGGGCCCCGAGCAGCAGCAGTTCCTGAAGGACCTCGGCGTGCCCGCGCACCGCATCGTGGTCGGCCACTGCTGCGGCACGAGCGATACCGACTACCACATGCAGATCGTGCGCGGCGGCTCGTACCTCGGCTTCGACCGCTTCGGCCTCGACGTCGTGCATCCCGACAAGGAGCGCGTCGCCTCGCTGCTGCGCCTGATCAGGAACGGTGCGGCGTCGCGCGTCGTCGTCTCGCACGACAGCGTGTGGTGCTGGAAGGGCGACCCGATCGGCAACCCCGCAGCGCTCGCGCAGATGGAGCAGGTGTGGACGCCGTCGCACTTCACGCGCCACATCGTTCCGCAGCTGCTCGAAGGCGGCGCCACGAAGGCCGACATCGACACGCTGCTCGTCCACAACCCGCGCAGGTACTTCGCCGGCGAGCCGCTCCCGCTACCGCGTTGA
- a CDS encoding SDR family oxidoreductase: MTTTNQAVALVTGASRGIGAATARLAAAHGFAVAVNWLRDEAAAHAVVAEITRAGGRALALQGDVAREADVVRVFAEVDARLGRMNALVNNAGVCAVQARVEAMTEERLRWVFGVNAIAPFLCAREALKRMSTRHGGAGGAIVNVSSGASRLGSPNEFVDYAATKGALDTFTLGLAREVADEGVRVNAVRAGLVVTDIHASTGEPGRPDRIAPTIPMKRAGTPEEIAESIVWLLSPAASYVTGALLDVTGGR; this comes from the coding sequence ATGACCACGACGAATCAAGCAGTCGCCCTCGTCACGGGCGCATCGCGCGGCATCGGCGCCGCCACGGCGAGACTCGCCGCCGCGCACGGTTTCGCGGTCGCGGTGAACTGGCTGCGCGACGAAGCGGCGGCGCACGCGGTGGTCGCGGAGATCACGCGCGCGGGCGGGCGCGCGCTCGCGCTGCAAGGCGACGTCGCGCGCGAAGCGGATGTCGTGCGCGTGTTCGCGGAAGTAGACGCGCGGCTCGGGCGCATGAACGCGCTCGTGAACAACGCCGGGGTGTGCGCGGTGCAAGCGCGCGTCGAGGCGATGACGGAGGAGCGCCTGCGCTGGGTGTTCGGCGTAAACGCGATCGCGCCGTTCCTGTGCGCGCGCGAAGCACTGAAGCGCATGTCGACGCGGCACGGCGGCGCGGGCGGCGCGATCGTGAACGTGTCTTCCGGCGCGTCGCGGCTCGGCTCACCGAACGAGTTCGTCGACTACGCCGCGACCAAAGGCGCGCTCGACACTTTCACGCTCGGCCTCGCGCGCGAAGTCGCCGACGAAGGCGTGCGCGTGAACGCGGTGCGCGCTGGGCTGGTCGTTACGGACATCCACGCCAGCACCGGCGAGCCCGGCCGCCCCGACCGCATCGCGCCCACGATCCCGATGAAGCGCGCCGGCACGCCGGAGGAGATCGCGGAGTCGATCGTGTGGCTGCTCTCGCCGGCCGCGAGCTACGTGACCGGCGCGCTGCTCGACGTGACGGGCGGCCGCTGA
- a CDS encoding MFS transporter, whose product MSAETASAASPSEGYRRYALGLLLTVYVFNFLDRQILTILNPAISRDLQLSDGALGFLAGPVFALFYTTAGIPIARWADIGVRRSIIALALFVWSAMTALSGLAQNLGHIAFARLGVGLGEAGGTPPAHSIISDLFPPERRASALSTYALGVSIGGALGLLLGGWLEEWIGWRWTFAAVGLPGIALALVVRLTLREPPRTHAASRASMLEGFTFMAKRRSFVHMASGAALLAFSGYGTGAFSAVFLERVHHLSTGEVGSWLGGIALGAGALGTWLGGALSDRFGRADARWYLGLPAIAALLSLPFSALYYLWPEGRTAIVLSAPASVFGIMYLGPTFAMTQGLVRPEMRALASAVLLFVINAIGLGLGPLFVGLLSDAITPRFGVDAIRYASLATAVVSTIWAAAHYALGTRTLREELRAVA is encoded by the coding sequence ATGAGCGCGGAAACGGCGAGCGCGGCGAGCCCGAGCGAGGGCTATCGCCGCTACGCGCTCGGTCTGCTGCTCACGGTCTACGTCTTCAACTTCCTCGACCGGCAGATCCTCACGATCTTGAACCCGGCGATCTCGCGCGACTTGCAGCTGAGCGACGGCGCGCTCGGCTTTCTCGCCGGCCCGGTCTTCGCGCTCTTCTACACGACCGCGGGCATTCCGATCGCGCGCTGGGCGGACATCGGGGTGCGGCGCTCGATCATCGCGCTCGCGTTGTTCGTGTGGAGCGCGATGACGGCGCTCTCCGGGCTCGCGCAGAACCTCGGTCACATCGCGTTCGCGCGGCTCGGCGTCGGCCTCGGCGAGGCGGGCGGCACGCCGCCGGCGCACTCGATCATCTCGGACTTGTTTCCGCCCGAGCGCCGCGCCTCGGCGCTCTCCACCTACGCGCTCGGCGTCTCGATCGGCGGCGCGCTCGGCTTGTTGTTAGGGGGATGGCTCGAGGAGTGGATTGGCTGGCGCTGGACCTTCGCCGCGGTGGGCCTGCCCGGCATCGCGCTCGCGCTCGTCGTGCGGCTCACGCTGCGCGAGCCGCCGCGCACGCACGCCGCGAGCCGCGCCAGCATGCTCGAGGGCTTCACGTTCATGGCGAAGCGCCGCTCGTTCGTGCACATGGCGAGCGGCGCGGCGCTGCTCGCCTTCAGCGGCTACGGCACCGGCGCCTTCAGCGCCGTGTTCCTCGAGCGCGTGCATCACCTCTCGACGGGCGAGGTCGGCAGCTGGCTCGGCGGCATCGCGCTCGGCGCAGGCGCGCTCGGCACCTGGCTCGGCGGCGCGCTCTCCGATCGCTTCGGCCGCGCCGACGCGCGCTGGTATCTCGGCCTGCCCGCGATCGCCGCGCTGCTGAGCCTCCCGTTCAGCGCGCTCTACTACCTCTGGCCCGAGGGCCGCACCGCGATCGTGCTGTCCGCGCCCGCGTCCGTGTTCGGGATCATGTACCTCGGCCCCACCTTCGCGATGACGCAGGGCCTCGTGCGCCCCGAGATGCGCGCGCTCGCTTCGGCCGTGCTCTTGTTCGTGATCAACGCGATCGGCCTCGGTCTCGGCCCGCTCTTCGTCGGCCTGCTCTCGGACGCGATCACGCCGCGCTTCGGAGTCGACGCGATCCGCTACGCGTCACTCGCGACAGCCGTCGTCAGCACGATCTGGGCCGCCGCGCACTACGCGCTCGGCACGCGCACCTTGCGGGAGGAGCTGCGCGCGGTGGCGTGA
- a CDS encoding alpha/beta fold hydrolase, translating into MPVADCAGLAIHYECFGAGAPLVLAHGWGSDLAHNWVATGWVEALAAQRRVIALDSRGHGRSAKPREQRLYGYRAMSRDVIAVLDHAGVSRADFFGYSLGAFLGGCLLADEPARFRAFVLGGIGDETPESAAAGAEIARALRGEPTSHPLAQATRAFVAQNPASDFEALALSAAEMWPQGYPRALGGAALAEARAPVLIVNGAEDRPYVATDSLLAAAIPSARLVRIPERDHLSVVADAGFQRVVCEFLAEVERAR; encoded by the coding sequence ATGCCGGTCGCCGACTGCGCGGGCCTCGCGATCCACTACGAGTGCTTCGGCGCGGGCGCACCGCTCGTGCTCGCGCACGGCTGGGGCTCCGACCTCGCGCACAACTGGGTCGCGACGGGCTGGGTAGAGGCGCTCGCCGCGCAGCGCCGCGTGATCGCGCTCGACTCGCGCGGCCACGGCCGCAGCGCGAAGCCGCGCGAGCAGCGCCTGTACGGCTATCGCGCGATGTCGCGCGACGTGATCGCGGTGCTCGACCATGCGGGCGTCTCGCGCGCGGACTTCTTCGGCTACTCGCTCGGCGCATTCCTCGGCGGGTGCCTGCTCGCCGACGAGCCCGCGCGCTTCCGCGCGTTCGTGCTCGGCGGCATCGGCGACGAGACGCCGGAGAGCGCCGCGGCGGGAGCGGAGATCGCGCGAGCGCTGCGCGGCGAGCCGACGTCGCACCCGCTCGCGCAGGCGACGCGCGCGTTCGTCGCGCAGAACCCGGCCAGCGACTTCGAGGCGCTCGCGCTCTCGGCGGCGGAGATGTGGCCGCAGGGCTACCCGCGCGCGCTGGGCGGCGCCGCGCTCGCAGAGGCGCGGGCGCCCGTGCTGATCGTGAACGGGGCGGAGGATCGGCCCTACGTCGCGACCGACTCGCTGCTCGCCGCCGCGATCCCGAGCGCGCGGCTGGTGCGCATCCCCGAGCGCGACCACCTCTCCGTCGTGGCGGATGCGGGCTTCCAGCGCGTCGTGTGCGAATTCCTCGCCGAGGTCGAGCGCGCGCGCTGA